The following coding sequences are from one Luteolibacter yonseiensis window:
- a CDS encoding portal protein, whose amino-acid sequence MSSHHILDERTAKTTRLVDDAPASRNVSPKNTALMMELSDSQVDWLLQQACDQWSSCYGSLSTWRGKMTKWEHMSEGDYSDRVGRPDPNNTESVKDVFSVQNESIGMSEGFVDFATAQGRDDIFGTWPWLKAGPIGRADGTLADLITKHATWKLDQSDLEPALRDAISIACWGGTVFVKTRWDRQVETSKRLVTVAISKSKNAPFTNPQTKDFIKSEEEAAAAKLDGNDLEWRRTLVEETTVHYDNTRTNCIDFKDIAFDSAAPHLDLAFTNVFCRFRMGLLDVMDLYKIPTDRLNQLKAACATNGEGIRSERGESNTDTASIDEDSANPPISLIDGYMRLDPLGTGKPVRIHCVFAPELQILFRADYLKNVTPDGVLPVFPVRVAKIPGRILGRGYFEKYEMSNDSVDRQHNSITRRNKLASEVIAAVQPAALLDPEPKNYVLDTSKPVVLGVDKKIEDFVQFATIPDSNSRAVELMNTQLQMAQMRSGITSAAQGELKGVPNASTATGVNQLTSRGALLLKDPITQLTDDIERVAGFNVDLVYANQDRDETFAWGDGEASELLTIKAGDVRGLRMNVSLRLVQAQNQSKLANAQAATQALASYIALPEMEKAAARPLFIDQITALGYNNAEDIIRQAIADPAGIIALLPPEIAPIVAQALTDAGVMAPATGLDNVDSAPVTEAT is encoded by the coding sequence ATGAGTTCCCATCACATCCTCGACGAGCGGACAGCAAAAACCACACGCCTCGTTGATGACGCACCAGCGTCCCGAAATGTCAGTCCGAAGAATACGGCGCTGATGATGGAACTGAGTGACAGCCAGGTAGATTGGCTGCTCCAGCAGGCGTGCGATCAATGGAGTTCCTGCTACGGCAGCCTCAGCACGTGGAGGGGCAAGATGACGAAGTGGGAACACATGTCGGAGGGGGACTATTCCGACCGTGTCGGGCGACCAGACCCGAACAACACGGAGTCCGTGAAAGACGTGTTCTCGGTCCAGAATGAATCCATCGGGATGAGCGAAGGATTCGTAGATTTCGCAACCGCTCAGGGGCGTGACGATATCTTCGGAACCTGGCCATGGCTCAAAGCCGGGCCGATCGGGCGGGCTGATGGAACGCTTGCCGACCTTATCACCAAGCACGCGACATGGAAACTTGATCAAAGCGACCTCGAACCCGCTCTGAGAGACGCGATCTCCATCGCGTGCTGGGGCGGCACGGTTTTCGTAAAGACACGGTGGGACCGGCAGGTCGAAACGAGCAAGAGACTGGTCACCGTCGCCATTTCCAAGTCCAAGAACGCTCCGTTCACAAACCCTCAAACGAAAGACTTCATCAAGTCCGAGGAGGAAGCCGCCGCGGCAAAGCTTGACGGAAACGATCTCGAGTGGAGGCGAACTCTCGTCGAGGAGACCACGGTGCACTACGACAACACCCGGACGAACTGCATCGACTTCAAGGACATAGCATTCGACAGCGCGGCACCCCACCTGGATCTCGCCTTCACGAACGTTTTCTGCAGGTTCCGGATGGGATTGCTCGATGTGATGGACCTTTACAAGATTCCGACGGATCGCCTCAACCAACTCAAAGCCGCATGTGCCACGAACGGCGAAGGAATCCGATCAGAGCGCGGCGAATCGAACACCGACACCGCCAGCATTGACGAGGATTCGGCGAATCCACCCATCTCATTGATCGATGGATATATGCGGTTGGATCCTCTCGGCACGGGCAAACCTGTTCGTATCCATTGTGTGTTCGCTCCGGAACTTCAGATCCTCTTCCGCGCGGACTACTTGAAAAATGTAACGCCCGACGGCGTGCTGCCGGTGTTCCCAGTCCGCGTGGCGAAGATCCCCGGACGCATCCTTGGACGGGGTTATTTCGAGAAATACGAGATGTCGAACGACTCCGTGGACCGCCAGCACAACTCGATCACCCGTAGGAACAAGCTTGCCTCCGAAGTGATTGCGGCCGTGCAGCCCGCAGCACTGCTTGATCCCGAGCCGAAAAACTACGTGCTCGACACCTCCAAGCCCGTGGTCCTCGGAGTGGATAAAAAAATTGAGGACTTCGTGCAGTTCGCCACCATTCCGGATTCCAATTCCCGCGCGGTCGAATTGATGAACACCCAGCTCCAGATGGCCCAGATGCGGAGCGGTATCACCTCAGCCGCCCAAGGGGAGCTGAAAGGGGTTCCAAACGCGTCGACGGCCACCGGCGTCAACCAACTCACATCCCGTGGCGCTCTCCTGCTGAAAGACCCCATCACACAGCTCACTGACGACATCGAACGGGTGGCGGGTTTCAACGTCGATCTGGTATACGCCAACCAGGATCGCGACGAGACGTTCGCATGGGGTGACGGCGAGGCTAGCGAACTGCTCACCATTAAGGCGGGCGATGTCCGCGGACTCCGGATGAACGTCTCCCTCCGACTGGTGCAGGCACAGAACCAGTCGAAGCTCGCGAACGCCCAGGCAGCCACTCAGGCATTGGCCAGTTACATCGCGCTTCCCGAAATGGAAAAAGCGGCTGCGCGTCCGCTCTTCATCGACCAGATCACCGCCCTCGGTTACAACAACGCAGAGGACATCATCCGGCAAGCAATAGCGGACCCCGCTGGCATCATCGCGCTGCTTCCTCCAGAGATCGCGCCCATCGTGGCGCAGGCGCTTACGGATGCTGGTGTCATGGCCCCGGCTACCGGGCTTGACAATGTGGATTCTGCGCCCGTTACCGAAGCCACCTGA
- a CDS encoding SOS response-associated peptidase, with protein sequence MCTAYELGSKKRGSSPGYLDARAVQRLLEISETRIIRPTHIAPVIMPDGSLREMRWGIPTQVRSARPGAKPLIKNVVNSRENKLKGWPWRDAFQKRRCLIPASAFYEWVELDGKKIPLRFVRPDLDTIWIAGIWEDGQHGECYSMITTDPNEVMEPVHDRMPAVLQESQIPPYLAGELHEFGPSAVGLAFTEAENFLKGRKEPPPPPAQGDLFS encoded by the coding sequence ATGTGCACCGCCTACGAACTCGGAAGCAAGAAGCGCGGCAGTTCACCGGGCTACCTCGACGCTCGGGCGGTTCAACGACTTTTGGAAATTTCAGAAACACGGATCATCCGTCCCACGCACATCGCTCCTGTCATCATGCCGGATGGCTCCTTGCGGGAAATGCGCTGGGGGATCCCGACGCAAGTGAGGTCGGCCAGGCCGGGAGCAAAGCCGCTGATCAAGAATGTCGTCAATTCCCGCGAGAACAAACTGAAGGGGTGGCCGTGGCGCGACGCATTTCAGAAACGCCGTTGCCTCATTCCCGCGTCGGCATTTTACGAGTGGGTGGAGTTGGACGGCAAAAAGATCCCTCTGCGCTTCGTTCGGCCGGATCTCGACACGATCTGGATCGCCGGGATCTGGGAGGATGGCCAGCACGGAGAATGCTACTCGATGATCACGACCGATCCGAATGAAGTGATGGAGCCGGTCCACGATCGGATGCCCGCCGTTCTTCAAGAATCTCAGATCCCGCCCTACTTGGCTGGGGAACTCCACGAGTTCGGTCCGTCTGCCGTTGGCTTGGCTTTCACGGAGGCAGAGAATTTCCTGAAGGGCAGAAAAGAGCCGCCCCCGCCGCCAGCCCAAGGAGATCTGTTTTCCTGA